The following are encoded in a window of Mycobacterium vicinigordonae genomic DNA:
- a CDS encoding helix-turn-helix transcriptional regulator codes for MTELSNRLVRLLNMVPYLTANPRITKSEAAAKLGVSDKQLEADLNQLWMCGLPGYLPGDLIDFEFSGDTVQVTFSAGIDRPLKLTSPEATGLLVALRALADIPGVVDPQAARSAIAKIAASAGAGAVTHEHTVTAVDDPAPLESSAAATVRAAVRDKHALSIDYYAASHDSLTTRTVDPIRVLLIGGHSYLEAWSREADGVRLFRFDRIVEATDLREPATPPAPVLKSPPDTSLFDGDPSLPAATLRVAPSASWMFEYYPMRDARELPDGSCEATMTYASEDWMTRLLLGFGAEVTVLAPESLAQRVRGAAEAAIAAYQAAELD; via the coding sequence ATGACCGAACTATCGAACCGGTTGGTGCGGCTGCTCAACATGGTGCCGTATCTGACCGCCAATCCCCGGATCACCAAATCCGAGGCGGCGGCCAAGCTCGGCGTGTCCGACAAGCAACTCGAAGCCGACCTCAACCAGCTGTGGATGTGCGGCCTACCCGGCTATCTGCCCGGCGACCTCATTGACTTCGAGTTCTCCGGCGACACAGTCCAGGTGACGTTCTCCGCGGGTATCGACCGGCCGCTCAAGCTGACTTCGCCCGAGGCGACCGGCCTGCTGGTGGCGCTGCGCGCCCTGGCAGATATTCCCGGTGTGGTCGACCCGCAGGCTGCTCGCAGCGCTATCGCCAAGATCGCGGCCTCGGCCGGTGCCGGCGCCGTGACGCACGAGCACACCGTGACCGCGGTCGACGATCCGGCGCCGCTGGAGAGCAGTGCGGCCGCCACCGTGCGTGCAGCGGTCCGCGACAAGCACGCGCTGTCCATCGATTACTACGCGGCCTCCCACGACTCGCTCACCACCCGCACCGTCGACCCGATCCGGGTGTTGCTGATTGGCGGTCACAGCTACCTCGAAGCCTGGTCCCGCGAGGCCGACGGGGTTCGGCTGTTCCGGTTCGACCGTATCGTCGAGGCCACCGACCTGCGAGAGCCCGCCACGCCGCCGGCGCCGGTACTAAAGTCACCGCCGGACACGTCGCTGTTCGACGGCGACCCATCGCTACCGGCCGCCACGCTGCGGGTGGCGCCGTCGGCGTCATGGATGTTTGAGTACTACCCGATGCGCGACGCCCGCGAGCTGCCCGACGGCTCCTGCGAGGCGACGATGACCTATGCCTCCGAGGACTGGATGACGCGGCTGTTGCTGGGCTTCGGGGCCGAGGTCACGGTGCTGGCACCCGAATCACTGGCGCAGCGCGTCCGGGGGGCGGCCGAGGCGGCCATCGCCGCGTACCAGGCCGCTGAACTCGACTGA
- a CDS encoding helix-turn-helix transcriptional regulator has translation MATSKIERLVNLVIALLSTRGYITADKIRSSVAGYSDSPTAEAFSRMFERDKNELRDLGIPLEVGRVSKLDPTEGYRINREAYALPPVELTPEEAAAVAVATQLWESPELITATQGALLKLRAAGVDVDPFENGAPVAIASPPGVPGLRGSEDILGILLGAIESRQAVQFPHRPSRAEPYTTRTVEPWGVITEKGRWYLVGHDRDRSATRTFRLSRIGAGVKPVGEPGAVKVPAGVDLSAIVAAAVAEAEAPSGARATVWVAEERAMALRRAGRSLGARRLTGRDGDVIEIDIGSSDRLARDITGYGADAIVLEPQSLRHDVLARLRAAAGIAEAPA, from the coding sequence GTGGCGACGTCGAAGATCGAACGGTTGGTGAATCTCGTCATCGCGCTGCTGTCGACGCGCGGCTACATCACCGCCGACAAAATCAGGTCCAGCGTGGCCGGCTACTCCGACAGCCCCACCGCCGAGGCGTTCTCGAGGATGTTCGAACGCGACAAGAATGAGCTGCGTGACCTCGGTATCCCGTTGGAGGTCGGCAGGGTATCGAAACTAGACCCCACCGAGGGCTACCGGATCAATCGCGAGGCCTATGCGCTGCCGCCGGTCGAACTGACTCCGGAGGAGGCGGCCGCGGTGGCCGTCGCTACCCAGCTCTGGGAATCGCCCGAACTCATCACCGCGACCCAGGGCGCCCTGCTCAAGTTGCGTGCCGCCGGTGTGGACGTCGACCCCTTCGAAAACGGTGCACCGGTAGCCATCGCATCCCCGCCGGGCGTACCCGGCCTGCGGGGCTCGGAGGACATTCTCGGAATTCTGTTGGGCGCCATCGAATCTCGACAGGCGGTCCAGTTTCCGCACCGGCCGTCACGCGCCGAGCCGTATACCACCCGGACTGTCGAGCCGTGGGGAGTGATCACCGAAAAGGGCCGCTGGTATCTCGTCGGACATGACCGCGACCGCAGCGCCACTCGCACCTTCCGGCTGTCACGCATCGGCGCCGGTGTAAAGCCCGTCGGTGAGCCCGGAGCGGTCAAGGTGCCCGCCGGAGTCGACCTTTCTGCAATCGTCGCCGCAGCTGTGGCCGAAGCCGAAGCGCCGTCAGGCGCCCGGGCCACGGTTTGGGTTGCCGAGGAGCGCGCCATGGCCCTGCGCCGCGCCGGCCGGTCCCTCGGAGCGCGGCGGCTGACCGGACGCGACGGCGACGTGATCGAGATCGACATCGGGTCCAGCGACCGTTTGGCGCGCGACATCACCGGATACGGCGCCGATGCGATAGTCCTGGAGCCGCAGTCGCTGCGCCACGACGTGCTGGCCCGGCTGCGCGCGGCCGCTGGCATCGCGGAGGCGCCCGCATGA
- the pafA gene encoding Pup--protein ligase, with amino-acid sequence MQRRIMGIETEFGVTCTFHGHRRLSPDEVARYLFRRVVSWGRSSNVFLRNGARLYLDVGSHPEYATAECDSLVQLVTHDRAGEWVLEDLLIDAEQRLADEGIGGDIYLFKNNTDSAGNSYGCHENYLIVRAGEFSRISDVLLPFLVTRQLICGAGKVLQTPKAATFCLSQRAEHIWEGVSSATTRSRPIINTRDEPHADAEKYRRLHVIVGDSNMSETTTMLKVGTAALVLEMIEAGVAFRDFSLDNPIRAIREVSHDATGRRPVRLAGGRQASALDIQREYYSRAVEHLQTREPNAQIEQVVDLWGRQLDAVESQDFAKVDTEIDWVIKRKLFQRYQDRYSMELSDPKIAQLDLAYHDIKRGRGVFDLLQRKGLAARVTTDEEIAEAVDTPPQTTRARLRGEFISAAQAAGRDFTVDWVHLKLNDQAQRTVLCKDPFRAVDERVKRLIASM; translated from the coding sequence GTGCAGCGACGAATCATGGGCATCGAAACCGAGTTCGGTGTTACCTGCACCTTTCACGGGCATCGTCGACTCAGTCCGGACGAGGTGGCCCGCTACCTTTTCCGCCGAGTCGTGTCGTGGGGTCGCAGCTCCAACGTTTTCCTCCGCAACGGCGCCAGGTTGTACCTCGACGTGGGCAGCCACCCGGAGTACGCCACCGCCGAATGCGACAGCCTGGTGCAACTGGTCACCCACGACCGCGCCGGTGAGTGGGTCCTCGAGGACCTGCTGATCGACGCCGAGCAGCGCCTGGCCGACGAGGGTATCGGCGGCGACATCTACCTGTTCAAGAACAACACCGACTCGGCGGGCAACTCCTACGGCTGCCACGAGAACTACCTGATTGTCCGCGCCGGCGAATTCTCCCGAATCTCCGACGTGCTGCTGCCCTTCCTGGTCACCCGCCAGCTGATCTGCGGTGCAGGCAAGGTGCTGCAGACCCCCAAGGCGGCCACCTTCTGTCTTTCCCAACGCGCCGAACACATTTGGGAAGGCGTCTCAAGCGCGACCACCCGCAGCCGGCCCATCATTAACACTCGTGACGAGCCGCACGCCGACGCCGAGAAGTACCGCCGCCTGCACGTCATCGTCGGCGACTCCAACATGTCCGAGACCACCACCATGCTCAAGGTCGGCACGGCCGCCCTGGTGCTGGAGATGATTGAAGCCGGCGTGGCGTTCCGGGACTTCTCGCTGGACAACCCGATCCGCGCCATCCGCGAGGTCAGCCACGACGCCACCGGCCGGCGCCCGGTTAGGTTGGCGGGCGGCCGTCAGGCCAGCGCGCTGGACATCCAGCGCGAGTACTACAGCCGCGCCGTGGAGCACCTGCAGACTCGCGAGCCCAACGCGCAGATCGAGCAGGTCGTCGACCTATGGGGCCGCCAACTGGACGCCGTCGAAAGCCAGGACTTCGCGAAGGTCGACACCGAGATCGACTGGGTGATCAAGCGCAAGCTGTTCCAGCGCTACCAGGACCGTTACAGCATGGAGCTGTCCGACCCGAAGATCGCGCAGCTCGACTTGGCCTACCACGACATCAAGCGTGGTCGCGGGGTCTTCGATCTGTTGCAGCGCAAGGGTTTGGCGGCTCGGGTGACCACCGACGAGGAGATCGCCGAGGCGGTCGACACGCCCCCGCAGACCACCCGCGCCAGGTTGCGCGGCGAGTTCATCAGCGCGGCTCAGGCCGCCGGTCGTGACTTCACCGTCGACTGGGTGCACCTTAAGCTCAACGACCAGGCGCAGCGCACGGTGTTGTGCAAGGACCCATTCCGGGCCGTCGACGAGCGGGTCAAACGGCTGATCGCGAGCATGTGA
- the prcA gene encoding proteasome subunit alpha, with product MSFPYFISPEQAMRERSELARKGIARGRSVVALAYAGGVLFVAENPSRTLQKISEIYDRIGFAAAGKFNEFDRLRRGGIQVADTRGYAYDRRDVTARQLANVYAEALGTIFTEQAKPYEVELCVAEVAHYGETKAPELYRITYDGSIADEPHFVVMGGTTEPISNALKESYTEAADLADALKIAVDALRAGSAEASGNGQPSVGIASLEVAILDASRPRRAFKRLNRSALESLLQEPEEGGTDEPQAPETPESAD from the coding sequence GTGAGTTTTCCATATTTCATCTCACCCGAACAGGCGATGCGCGAGCGCAGCGAGCTTGCCCGCAAGGGCATTGCCCGCGGCCGCAGCGTGGTTGCGCTGGCGTATGCGGGCGGCGTGTTGTTCGTCGCGGAGAACCCGTCGCGCACCCTGCAGAAGATCAGTGAAATCTACGACCGCATCGGGTTTGCCGCAGCCGGTAAGTTCAACGAGTTCGACCGGTTGCGCCGCGGGGGGATCCAGGTCGCCGACACGCGCGGCTACGCCTATGACCGCCGCGACGTCACCGCCCGCCAGCTGGCCAATGTGTACGCGGAGGCGTTGGGCACCATCTTCACCGAGCAGGCAAAGCCCTACGAGGTCGAGTTGTGTGTGGCCGAGGTTGCCCACTACGGCGAGACGAAAGCGCCCGAGCTCTACCGGATCACCTATGACGGGTCGATCGCCGACGAGCCGCATTTTGTGGTGATGGGCGGCACCACCGAGCCGATCAGCAACGCGCTCAAGGAGTCTTACACCGAGGCCGCCGACCTGGCCGACGCGCTGAAGATCGCGGTCGACGCGCTGCGGGCAGGAAGCGCCGAGGCGAGCGGTAACGGCCAGCCCAGCGTCGGTATCGCCAGCTTGGAGGTCGCGATCCTCGATGCCAGTCGGCCACGGCGGGCGTTCAAGCGGCTCAACCGGTCGGCACTGGAATCGTTGTTGCAAGAGCCGGAAGAGGGTGGAACCGACGAGCCGCAGGCTCCCGAAACTCCCGAATCCGCCGATTAG
- the prcB gene encoding proteasome subunit beta — translation MTWQSPDRLPINAAFPGSSGVDLSSFADYLRRQAPELLPASISGGPVGDQLPHGTTIVALKYPGGVLIAGDRRSTQGNMIAGRDVRKVYITDDYTATGIAGTAAIAVEFARLYAVELEHYEKLEGVPLTFAGKVNRLAIMVRGNLPAAMQGLVALPLLVGYDVHAADQESAGRIVSFDAAGGWNIEEEGYQSVGSGSIFAKSSIKKLYSQVTDGDSALRVAVEALYDAADDDSATGGPDLVRGIYPTAVTIDADGAMDIPERRIAELARDVIESRSRADTFGPDGGEK, via the coding sequence GTGACCTGGCAGTCGCCTGATCGCCTACCCATCAACGCAGCATTTCCCGGATCCTCAGGCGTAGACCTGTCGTCCTTCGCTGACTATTTGCGCCGGCAGGCACCCGAGTTGCTGCCCGCGAGCATCAGCGGCGGACCGGTCGGTGACCAGTTGCCGCACGGCACCACCATCGTTGCGCTGAAGTATCCCGGCGGCGTCCTGATCGCCGGCGACCGCCGCTCGACTCAAGGCAACATGATCGCCGGGCGCGATGTGCGCAAGGTGTACATCACCGATGACTACACCGCCACCGGCATTGCGGGCACCGCGGCGATCGCCGTCGAGTTTGCCCGCCTCTACGCGGTCGAGCTGGAACATTACGAGAAGCTTGAGGGCGTGCCGCTGACGTTTGCCGGCAAGGTCAACCGACTGGCCATCATGGTGCGGGGCAACCTGCCGGCGGCGATGCAGGGGTTGGTGGCCCTTCCACTGCTGGTCGGCTACGACGTTCACGCTGCCGACCAGGAGTCGGCAGGGCGCATCGTCTCGTTCGACGCCGCCGGGGGCTGGAACATCGAGGAAGAGGGCTACCAGTCGGTGGGTTCGGGCTCGATCTTCGCTAAGTCGTCGATCAAGAAGCTCTACTCCCAGGTCACCGACGGTGATTCGGCGTTGCGGGTGGCGGTGGAGGCGCTCTACGACGCCGCCGACGACGACTCCGCGACCGGCGGCCCGGACCTGGTCCGCGGTATCTACCCGACCGCGGTCACCATCGACGCCGACGGTGCGATGGACATCCCGGAACGACGGATCGCTGAACTGGCCCGCGACGTCATCGAAAGTCGTTCGCGCGCTGACACTTTCGGCCCTGACGGTGGTGAGAAGTGA
- a CDS encoding ubiquitin-like protein Pup, whose protein sequence is MAQEQTKRGGGGGDDDDVTGAAAAGQERREKLTEETDDLLDEIDDVLEENAEDFVRAYVQKGGQ, encoded by the coding sequence ATGGCGCAGGAGCAGACCAAACGCGGCGGTGGCGGTGGCGACGACGACGACGTCACCGGCGCGGCGGCCGCCGGCCAGGAGCGTCGCGAAAAGCTCACCGAGGAGACCGACGATCTGCTCGACGAGATCGACGACGTCCTGGAGGAAAACGCCGAGGACTTCGTGCGGGCATATGTCCAAAAGGGCGGCCAGTGA
- the dop gene encoding pup deamidase/depupylase: MQRIIGTEVEYGISSPSDPTANPILTSTQAVLAYAAAAGIQRAKRTRWDYEVESPLRDARGFDLSRSAGPPPVVDADEVGAANMILTNGARLYVDHAHPEYSAPECTDPMDAVIWDKAGERVMEAAARHVASVPGAAKLQLYKNNVDGKGASYGSHENYLMSRQTPFSAIIAGLTPFLVSRQVVTGSGRVGIGASGDEAGFQLSQRSDYIEVEVGLETTLKRGIINTRDEPHADADRYRRLHVIIGDANLAETSTYLKVGTTALALDLIEEGVDLSDLALARPVHAVHAISRDPSLRQTVALADGRELTGLALQRIYLDRVAKLVDSRDPDPRASHVVETWAHVLDLLERDPTECAELLDWPAKLRLLEGFRQRENLSWSAPRLHLVDLQYSDVRLDKGLYNRLVARGSMKRLVTEHQVLDAVDNPPTDTRAYFRGECLRRFGADIAAASWDSVIFDLGGDSLVRIPTLEPLRGTKAHVGALLDSVDSAVELVEQLTR, from the coding sequence ATGCAACGGATTATCGGGACGGAGGTCGAGTACGGCATCTCCTCGCCGTCGGACCCGACCGCCAACCCGATCCTCACTTCCACACAGGCCGTCCTGGCGTATGCCGCGGCCGCCGGCATCCAGCGTGCGAAGCGGACTCGCTGGGACTACGAGGTGGAGTCGCCGCTGCGCGACGCCCGCGGCTTCGATCTGAGCCGCTCGGCCGGCCCGCCCCCGGTGGTCGACGCCGACGAGGTGGGCGCGGCCAACATGATTCTGACGAACGGTGCCCGGCTCTACGTCGACCACGCGCACCCTGAGTACTCCGCGCCCGAATGCACCGACCCGATGGATGCGGTGATCTGGGACAAGGCCGGTGAGCGTGTGATGGAGGCTGCTGCGCGGCACGTAGCCAGCGTGCCCGGTGCCGCGAAGCTGCAGCTGTACAAGAACAATGTCGACGGCAAGGGCGCGTCCTACGGGTCGCATGAGAACTACCTGATGTCGCGTCAAACGCCGTTCTCGGCGATCATCGCCGGTCTGACCCCGTTTTTGGTCTCGCGGCAGGTGGTCACTGGTTCCGGTCGTGTCGGCATCGGGGCCTCCGGTGACGAGGCTGGCTTCCAGCTGTCGCAGCGTTCGGATTACATCGAGGTCGAGGTCGGGCTGGAGACCACGCTCAAGCGCGGCATCATCAACACCCGCGACGAACCGCACGCCGACGCCGATCGCTACCGTCGACTGCACGTCATCATCGGCGACGCGAACCTCGCCGAGACGTCGACGTACCTGAAGGTGGGTACCACGGCGCTGGCGCTCGATCTGATCGAGGAGGGGGTCGATCTTAGCGATCTGGCGCTGGCGCGCCCCGTGCACGCGGTCCATGCGATTAGCCGAGACCCGTCGCTGCGTCAGACGGTGGCGCTGGCTGACGGCCGCGAACTGACCGGCCTTGCGCTGCAACGGATTTATCTGGACCGAGTGGCGAAACTGGTCGACAGCCGCGACCCCGACCCGCGCGCATCGCACGTCGTGGAGACCTGGGCGCACGTGCTCGACCTGCTGGAGCGTGACCCGACGGAGTGCGCCGAGCTGCTCGATTGGCCGGCCAAGTTGCGGCTGCTGGAAGGTTTCCGGCAGCGCGAGAACCTGAGCTGGTCGGCGCCCCGGCTGCACCTGGTCGACCTGCAATATTCCGATGTGCGGCTGGACAAGGGGCTGTACAACCGCCTGGTGGCGCGCGGATCGATGAAGCGGCTAGTCACCGAGCATCAAGTGCTGGATGCGGTGGACAACCCGCCGACCGACACGCGCGCGTACTTCCGCGGCGAATGCCTGCGCAGGTTCGGCGCCGACATCGCCGCGGCCAGCTGGGACTCGGTGATCTTCGACCTGGGCGGCGACTCGCTGGTCCGAATCCCGACGTTGGAGCCGCTGCGCGGCACCAAAGCGCATGTCGGGGCGTTGCTGGATTCGGTGGACAGCGCGGTGGAGCTCGTGGAACAGCTGACGCGCTGA